The Rouxiella sp. WC2420 region AACTGCCGGAAAGGTTGTCGCGGGTTTGCATCAGCGCCCTGAATATAATGTCAGTATCAACAAGCCTGAGCTGGACCTGAGCCTGTTCCCGGCGGATATCTGGCCGGAAGGCCTTGACATCAGCGCGTTACAGGCTGAGCTGTCGCCGCTGTTCCGCACTGATTTTGTTCGCGAGAAGTGGGTGATCACTTACCAGCAAAGCGAGATTGAGCTTGGTCTCGACCAAGGAAGCGTAACCGCAGGCGAGCTTAATGAACCGTTGGCGGAAATCGAGCTGGAAATCAAGGAAGGCAACACGGTCGATCTGCTGGAGCTGGCGTCACTGCTGGGTAAAAATGGCGGCCTGCGTCTTGGTGGTTTGAGCAAAGCGGCACGTGGCTATCATCTGGCGCAGGGCAATGTGTTGCGCGAAGCGCGCAGCCTGCCGGTCTATCAGCCTGCAGCGAAAACCACGGTAGAACAGGCTTTGAGCGGCATGCTTGAGCTGGCGCTGAGCCACTGGCAATACCACGAAGAACTGTGGGTTCGCGGTGAAAAAACCGCACGCATCACCGTTCTGCAAGCGGTAGAAGCCGTGCGTCAGACGCTGGTTATTGTTGGTGGCCTAATTCCACGTAAAGCCTCCACCGAGCTCCGCGCATTGTTGACCGAGCTGGCTGAGAAGCTGGAAAAGAAAGGTTTGGATGCTCAAGAAGTATGCCTGAGTGCTGATTATCTGAAGTGTAAGTTAGTGCTTACTTCATGGCTGGCGAATCAAGGCTGGAAGCCATTCGTTGATGATAAATCACAGAAGAAACTCGACGGCTCCTTTAAGCGTTTTGCTGACATCATGCTGGGCCGCACTGCTGCCGATCTGAAAGAAGCCTTTGCCCAGTCGCTCACCGAAGAAGGTTTCCGCGATCAGCTTGCCCGCCTGAAACGGCAGATTATTTCCTTCCACCTGCTTTCTGGTGCTTATCCTCTTGCAGAATCAATGGCCTACATTAATGTATGGACTGAGCTGCAGCAGGCTATCGTTCAGCAACAGCACGCCTGGGAAGACTCGGCTCGTCAGCACGCGGTCATTCAGCCAGCATTCTGGCTAAACGGACAGCCACGTTAATTGTTAAGCCCGGCCTGATTGCATGTCAGGCCGATTATTATAGGAAGCCGAAAAATGTTGCCTCTCACTCCGCTGCTTGAAGCTCAGGCCGAAAAGTTGCACCTGCGTTTTAAACAAAGCATCGAACAACAGCAGTTAAATGACGCACCAGCGCTTAACGAAGGCGCGCTTCGCGTATTAGCCAGCAGCGATTTCATTAGTGAGAATTTTATCGCTCATCCGCAGTGGTGGCAGGATATTTTTGCCAAACCGCCGCGCGTTGACGAATGGCAACATTATTCAACCGAGCTGGCAGTTGTGCTGGCACAAGTTACCGATGAACCGGGTTTGATGCAGGCGCTGCGTCTGTTCCGCAAAGCCAAAATGCTGCGTATCAGCTGGTCTCAGGCGATGCAAACCAGTAGCTGTGAGCAAACGCTGCAACAATTGAGCGTGTTGGCTGAAACACTGATCGTCGGCGCCCGCGACTGGCTTTACGAAGTTTGCTGCCGCGAATGGGGTACTCCGGTCAATGCGGCGGGCGATCCGCAGAGGCTGCTTATCCTCGGTATGGGAAAATTGGGCGGTGGCGAGCTGAATTTTTCATCTGATATTGATCTGATTTTTTCTTATCCTGAGAACGGGCAGACCCAGGGCGGCCGCCGTCAGCTTGAAAATGCGCAATTTTTTACTCGTCTCGGCCAGCGGCTGATTAAAGCTCTGGATCAGCCAACCATCGACGGTTTTGTCTATCGTGTCGACATGCGGCTGAGGCCGTTTGGTGACAGCGGTCCGCTGGTGATGAGTTTTTCGGCGATTGAAGATTACTATCAAGAGCAGGGCCGCGACTGGGAACGCTATGCGATGGTCAAGGCCAAGCTGATGGGCGGGGCGGAAGATACCAGCAGTCAGGAAATTCGCAAGATGCTGAAACCCTTTGTGTTTCGGCGCTACATTGATTTCAGCGTAATCCAGTCGTTGCGTAACATGAAAGGTATGATCGCTCGAGAGGTGCGCCGTCGCGGCTTGAAAGACAACATCAAGCTGGGAGCGGGCGGCATCCGCGAGATTGAATTTATCGTTCAGGTATTCCAGCTGATCCGCGGTGGTCGTGAGCCGTTGCTTCAGCAGCGATCGCTTTTGCCAACGCTGCAGGCGATAGAAGCTCTTCATTTACTGCCTGAGAATCAGGTCAGGCAACTCACTGACAGCTATCTCTTTTTACGCCGACTGGAAAACCTGTTGCAGGCGATTGCCGATGAGCAAACGC contains the following coding sequences:
- a CDS encoding inorganic triphosphatase, translating into MTLEIELKFIASPAAIAELPEQLAAFSSQHSAPQKLTNIYYETADNRLRKLDMGLRIRGFDDSYEMTIKTAGKVVAGLHQRPEYNVSINKPELDLSLFPADIWPEGLDISALQAELSPLFRTDFVREKWVITYQQSEIELGLDQGSVTAGELNEPLAEIELEIKEGNTVDLLELASLLGKNGGLRLGGLSKAARGYHLAQGNVLREARSLPVYQPAAKTTVEQALSGMLELALSHWQYHEELWVRGEKTARITVLQAVEAVRQTLVIVGGLIPRKASTELRALLTELAEKLEKKGLDAQEVCLSADYLKCKLVLTSWLANQGWKPFVDDKSQKKLDGSFKRFADIMLGRTAADLKEAFAQSLTEEGFRDQLARLKRQIISFHLLSGAYPLAESMAYINVWTELQQAIVQQQHAWEDSARQHAVIQPAFWLNGQPR